Proteins encoded together in one Triticum dicoccoides isolate Atlit2015 ecotype Zavitan chromosome 7B, WEW_v2.0, whole genome shotgun sequence window:
- the LOC119341408 gene encoding uncharacterized protein LOC119341408: MAGEVSKEELRSVLMQAMMAAKNLRPQRDRLLHLQRRLQRLQAATPGPDDAKLRDLATDLFKVYYIGMEAGARMLSTCLELAVKNGGRFAMNPSFAVMPDEQLHDALLAQRLPARPTTQPEALARVEAALFAVKLPEEYHIPRCIEHLAGSRPPHPGGKHDTASPDGKLRTAIDLDKASDFLERGCTILSLAVKHVDLAVAVLSRFLDRKELASLADFTDKVAYISEDGPYPSTD, translated from the exons ATGGCGGGAGAGGTGAGCAAGGAGGAGCTCCGGAGCGTCCTCATGCAGGCCATGATGGCCGCCAAGAACTTGCGCCCGCAGCGcgaccgcctcctgcatctccagcgccGCCTGCAGCGCCTCCAGGCCGCCACCCCGGGCCCCGACGATGCCAAGCTCCGGGACCTCGCCACGGACCTCTTCAAGGTCTACTACATCggcatggaggccggcgcccgcaTGCTCAGCACCTGCCTCGAGCTAGCCGTCAAGAACGGCGGCCGCTTCGCCATGAACCCCTCCTTCGCCGTCATGCCCGACGAGCAGCTCCACGACGCGCTGCTCGCGCAGCGCCTCCCGGCCCGCCCCACCACCCAGCCCGAGGCCTTGGCCCGCGTCGAGGCCGCGCTCTTCGCCGTCAAGCTGCCCGAGGAGTACCACATCCCGCGCTGCATCGAGCACCTCGCCGGCTCCCGGCCCCCGCACCCCGGCGGCAAGCACGACACCGCCTCGCCGGACGGCAAGCTCAGGACAGCCATCGACCTGGACAAGGCGTCCGACTTCCTCGAGCGCGGGTGCACCATCCTGAGCCTCGCCGTCAAGCAcgtcgacctcgccgtcgccgtgcTCTCTCGCTTCCTCGACCGCAAGGAGCTCGCCAgcctcgccgacttcaccgacaaggTCGCCTACATCTCCGAG GACGGGCCATATCCTTCAACAGATTAG